The proteins below are encoded in one region of Streptomyces cyanogenus:
- a CDS encoding helix-turn-helix domain-containing protein: protein MASGFGTVLRRLREKAGLTQDELERRSGISVSTIRGLETGKRSNPRMTTVQQLADALALRSEDREELLGAAVPGHQGGSAGGAVEAGADGAAFEPPAARQPDSATQKALADATEQLAKAVAARWQREEEQRRIQDPYPLPVRWKAAAGTLTDHWANIRRLPPGAAAGPLDLSGRLEGIAQTYRNIPSGRLVVLGRSGSGKTVLALRFVLDHLTSRTPREPVPVIFSIGAWDPTAITLRDWLTEQLTRDHPGTAVLGPGRVSLASALVDSGRVLPVLDGFDEMSDGLRRPALEALNATALPLVLTSRPAEYAAAVEETDVLTSAAPIELTDLTLDDLDHYLPRTTRKTDRTDPAAGAWDSVLKNLREPSPDGSVAPLATVLSTPLMVALARTVYSDTPEHDPAVLLDTELFPGAQELEEHLLDNFLPTVYRRRHRPGARGWDPVRVQRWLGYLAHHLTELRTPDLAWWRLGHGLRNSTRTLVTALVTALVIGLVDGTIAAGFSGSLTGGLLDGTIVGVLAGFMFGLVHWLTYTVTGKDIRPSAVRLRIRGRPETTTWTAGPRLVIGTLGGALFGFAYGFMVGLVHAYGWKAGLSSALYLGLVDGIVFSLVFGGAAGLTFWLLGLLETPLDIVSAVSPRSVLNADRRTVITQLGFWAPVFGAAVGLGIGVVVDLLQGHLGRLVADPTASLVLGTISGLGGALGYTLSMTAWGQWCVLSRIWLPLTGRLPWAVAAFLDDAYQRGVLRQAGAVYQFRHARLQSRLAQAHRRR, encoded by the coding sequence GTGGCCAGTGGGTTCGGCACGGTGCTGCGTCGGCTGCGCGAGAAGGCGGGGCTCACCCAGGACGAGCTGGAGCGGCGATCCGGTATCAGTGTGAGCACCATCCGCGGTCTGGAGACCGGCAAGCGCAGCAACCCACGGATGACCACGGTGCAGCAGCTCGCCGATGCGCTCGCCCTGCGGAGCGAGGACCGCGAGGAGTTACTCGGCGCCGCCGTCCCGGGGCACCAGGGCGGCAGCGCGGGCGGAGCGGTCGAGGCGGGGGCGGACGGAGCGGCTTTCGAGCCGCCTGCCGCGCGACAGCCCGACTCGGCGACACAGAAGGCGCTGGCGGACGCGACCGAACAACTCGCGAAGGCGGTGGCGGCCCGCTGGCAGCGCGAGGAAGAACAACGGCGAATCCAGGATCCCTACCCGCTGCCGGTCCGCTGGAAGGCCGCCGCGGGGACACTCACCGACCACTGGGCCAACATCCGCCGCCTCCCGCCGGGAGCCGCTGCCGGTCCGCTGGACCTGAGCGGCCGTTTGGAGGGGATCGCGCAGACCTACCGGAACATACCCTCCGGGCGGCTTGTCGTCCTCGGCAGGTCCGGGTCCGGCAAGACGGTCCTGGCCCTGCGGTTCGTCCTCGACCACCTGACGTCAAGGACGCCCCGGGAGCCCGTTCCGGTGATCTTCAGCATCGGTGCCTGGGACCCCACCGCCATCACCCTGCGCGACTGGCTGACCGAGCAGCTCACGCGCGACCATCCCGGTACGGCCGTCCTGGGACCCGGCAGGGTGAGCCTGGCATCGGCCCTGGTCGACTCCGGCCGTGTGCTGCCGGTGCTGGACGGCTTCGACGAGATGTCCGACGGGCTGCGCCGCCCCGCACTCGAAGCCCTCAACGCCACGGCTCTCCCCCTCGTGCTCACCAGCCGCCCCGCCGAGTACGCCGCCGCGGTCGAGGAGACCGACGTGCTGACCTCCGCGGCGCCGATCGAACTCACCGACCTCACCCTCGACGACCTGGACCACTACCTGCCCCGCACCACCCGCAAGACCGACCGCACAGACCCCGCGGCCGGCGCCTGGGACTCCGTGCTGAAGAACCTGCGCGAGCCGTCACCGGACGGGTCGGTGGCCCCGCTCGCCACGGTCCTGTCGACTCCGCTGATGGTCGCGCTCGCCCGCACCGTCTACAGCGACACCCCGGAGCACGATCCGGCCGTGCTGCTCGACACCGAACTGTTCCCCGGCGCCCAGGAGCTGGAGGAGCACCTGCTCGACAACTTCCTCCCCACGGTCTACCGCCGACGGCACCGCCCGGGGGCGCGCGGCTGGGACCCGGTCCGCGTCCAGCGATGGCTCGGCTACCTCGCCCACCACCTGACCGAGCTGAGAACTCCCGACCTGGCCTGGTGGCGGCTCGGCCACGGCCTTCGCAACTCCACCCGCACCCTGGTCACCGCCCTCGTCACCGCGCTGGTCATCGGACTCGTCGACGGGACCATCGCCGCCGGCTTCAGCGGCTCGCTCACCGGCGGTCTCCTGGACGGGACGATCGTCGGAGTCCTGGCCGGATTCATGTTCGGGCTCGTCCACTGGCTCACGTACACGGTCACGGGCAAGGACATCAGACCGTCCGCCGTACGCCTTCGGATTCGCGGCCGGCCGGAGACGACCACGTGGACGGCCGGCCCCCGACTGGTGATCGGCACCCTGGGCGGCGCGCTCTTCGGCTTCGCCTACGGATTCATGGTCGGCCTGGTGCACGCGTACGGCTGGAAGGCCGGACTTTCGTCGGCGCTGTACCTCGGGCTCGTCGACGGGATCGTCTTCAGCCTGGTCTTCGGCGGTGCCGCTGGACTCACCTTCTGGCTCCTCGGCCTCCTCGAAACCCCCCTCGACATCGTCTCCGCCGTCTCCCCACGCAGTGTCCTGAACGCCGACCGTAGGACGGTGATCACCCAACTCGGTTTCTGGGCGCCCGTTTTCGGCGCAGCGGTCGGACTCGGCATCGGGGTGGTGGTCGACCTGCTGCAGGGGCACCTGGGCCGGCTCGTCGCGGACCCCACGGCCAGTCTCGTCCTCGGCACCATCAGTGGCCTGGGCGGTGCCCTCGGCTACACCCTGAGCATGACCGCATGGGGCCAGTGGTGCGTACTCTCCCGCATCTGGCTGCCGTTGACCGGACGGCTCCCCTGGGCCGTCGCCGCCTTCCTCGACGACGCCTACCAGCGCGGCGTCCTGCGCCAGGCCGGTGCGGTCTACCAGTTCCGCCACGCCCGTCTGCAGAGCCGCCTCGCGCAGGCACACCGCCGGAGATGA
- a CDS encoding BTAD domain-containing putative transcriptional regulator has product MPTTTAAQGKPDITVLTAEEREVLYALGCGLRDAEIADALSLPEYEAAERVGRVLAKLGLRDRAAAVVHAFDCGLVVPGEGPRGPLPGSSVGRRTGPVTGPSLRVSVLGPLRTTLEERPVDVGPVRQQAVLAALALSPGRSVSRGRLLENVWGREMPDGNVVPVYVYRLRKVLRLGEHPDSVIRRDRYGYGLVHGVAEVDVLCMEDLVSRSGEAERAGDLSEAVRLCDRALALFRGEPLAGLPGPFAESERLRLTRRRVALAQRKADCQLRLGRHAEAVTGLSALALEEPLNEPVAAMLMHALRRDGRRAEALAVFDRTARHLADDLGVAPGELLLQARRAALRGDDAGTGRDRTGTR; this is encoded by the coding sequence ATGCCGACGACGACCGCAGCCCAGGGAAAGCCGGACATCACGGTCCTCACCGCTGAGGAGCGCGAGGTGCTCTACGCGCTCGGATGCGGCCTGAGGGACGCCGAGATCGCCGACGCCCTGTCCCTGCCCGAGTACGAGGCGGCCGAGCGGGTCGGCCGGGTCCTGGCGAAGCTGGGCCTGCGTGACCGCGCTGCCGCCGTCGTGCACGCCTTCGACTGCGGTCTGGTCGTACCGGGAGAGGGCCCGCGCGGGCCGCTGCCGGGCAGCTCGGTCGGGCGCCGGACGGGCCCTGTAACCGGCCCCTCCCTCCGGGTGTCGGTGCTCGGCCCGTTGCGGACGACGCTCGAGGAGCGGCCCGTGGACGTCGGTCCCGTGCGGCAGCAGGCCGTGCTGGCGGCGCTGGCCCTGAGTCCGGGCCGTTCCGTCAGCCGGGGCCGGCTGCTGGAGAACGTATGGGGCAGGGAGATGCCGGACGGGAACGTCGTACCGGTCTACGTGTACCGGCTGCGCAAGGTCCTGCGGCTCGGGGAGCACCCGGACTCGGTGATCCGTCGCGACCGGTACGGATACGGACTGGTCCACGGTGTGGCCGAGGTGGACGTGCTGTGCATGGAGGACCTCGTCAGCCGGTCCGGAGAGGCCGAACGTGCCGGCGACCTGTCCGAGGCCGTGCGGCTGTGCGACCGGGCACTGGCGCTGTTCCGTGGTGAGCCGTTGGCCGGACTGCCCGGGCCGTTCGCCGAATCGGAGCGGCTACGGCTCACCCGGCGCAGGGTCGCCCTGGCGCAGCGGAAGGCGGACTGCCAGCTGAGGCTCGGCCGGCACGCCGAGGCGGTCACCGGGCTGTCCGCCCTGGCCCTGGAGGAGCCGCTGAACGAACCGGTCGCCGCCATGCTGATGCACGCGCTGCGGCGCGACGGCCGGCGGGCCGAGGCCCTGGCCGTCTTCGACCGCACCGCCCGGCACCTGGCCGACGACCTGGGGGTGGCACCTGGCGAACTGCTGCTGCAGGCACGGCGGGCTGCCCTGCGCGGGGACGACGCCGGCACCGGTCGCGACCGGACGGGCACGAGGTGA